The Chroicocephalus ridibundus chromosome 2, bChrRid1.1, whole genome shotgun sequence genome includes a region encoding these proteins:
- the CDH19 gene encoding cadherin-19 isoform X2: MASQMDRETKDQYLVIIQAKDMVGQAGAFSATATVTINLSDINDNPPKFQQRLYHMNVSEEAPVGTTIGKVFAEDSDIGENAAMNYSIEEDSSGVFDIITNNETQEGIILLKKRVDYESKRRYSIRAKVVNRYIDYRFLKEGPFEDKTVVKISVEDADEPPVFTLENYVMEIAEGAMSGSLVGVVTARDPDDDDSPVRYSIVHGMHLKGLFSINEHNGTIITTRPLDREIASWHNITVTATETRNPEKISEANVYIQVLDVNDHAPEFSKYYETFVCENAVSGQLIQSISAVDQDDSAEGHHFYFSLAQEATNNSHFTVKDNQDNTAGIFTAKSGFRRQDQFYFYLPILILDNGSPPLTSTNTLTITVCNCDTKVNTFYCRYGAFMYAMGLSTEALVAVLACILILLVFFLAIVAIRQQRKKSLFSEKMEEFRENIVRYDDEGGGEEDTEAFDISALRTRTVMRTHKPRKKVTTEIHSLYRQSLQVGPDSAIFRQFISEKLEEANTDPTVPPYDSLQTYAFEGTGSLAGSLSSLDSNMSDTDQSYEYLTDWGPHFKQLAGMYASHRSAGD; this comes from the exons ATGGCTTCCCAAATGGACAGAGAAACAAAAGATCAGTATTTGGTCATCATCCAAGCCAAAGATATGGTTGGGCAGGCAGGGGCATTTTCAGCAACAGCTACTGTCACCATCAACCTCTCCGACATCAATGACAATCCACCTAAATTTCAACAGC GACTCTACCATATGAACGTCTCTGAAGAGGCTCCTGTGGGCACTACTATAGGCAAAGTCTTCGCAGAAGACAGTGACATAGGGGAGAATGCAGCCATGAACTATTCCATTGAAGAAGATAGCTCAGGTGTTTTTGACATCATTACTAACAATGAGACTCAAGAAGGAATTATCTTATTAAAAAAG AGAGTGGATTATGAGAGCAAGAGGAGATACAGTATTCGAGCAAAAGTTGTAAACAGGTACATCGATTACCGTTTTCTGAAAGAAGGACCATTTGAAGACAAAACTGTTGTCAAAATCAGTGTGGAAGATGCTGATGAACCTCCAGTTTTCACCTTGGAGAACTATGTGATGGAGATTGCTGAAGGGGCTATGAGTGGCTCACTGGTAGGCGTTGTAACTGCTAGAGATCCAGACGATGATGACTCTCCAGTCAG gtACTCTATTGTCCACGGCATGCATTTAAAGGGATTGTTCAGCATCAATGAACACAATGGAACAATAATTACAACTAGACCTCTGGACCGAGAGATAGCTTCTTGGCACAACATAACTGTTACGGCCACAGAAACAA gAAATCCTGaaaaaatttcagaagcaaaTGTGTATATCCAAGTTCTCGATGTTAATGATCATGCACCAGAATTCTCTAAATATTATGAAACATTTGTTTGTGAAAATGCGGTTTCTGGCCAG CTAATTCAAAGCATCAGTGCAGTGGATCAAGATGACTCAGCAGAAGGTCACCATTTTTACTTCTCATTGGCTCAGGAGGCCACAAACAACTCACATTTTACTGTCAAAGATAATCAAG ATAACACAGCCGGAATTTTCACAGCAAAAAGTGGCTTCAGGAGGCAAGaccagttttatttttacttgccaATCTTAATTCTGGATAATGGAAGCCCACCGCTGACGAGTACAAATACTCTCACTATCACTGTCTGCAACTGTGACACCAAAGTTAACACCTTCTACTGTCGATACGGAGCTTTCATGTATGCCATGGGTCTCAGCACAGAAGCTTTAGTTGCTGTTTTGGCTTGCATACTAATACTCCTAG tgTTCTTTTTGGCAATTGTAGCAAtaaggcagcagaggaagaagtctctcttttcagagaaaatggaagaattcagAGAGAACATTGTCAGGTATGACGATGAAGGAGGGGGTGAGGAAGACACAGAAGCCTTTGATATTTCAGCACTGAGGACCCGCACTGTCATGAGAACGCACAAACCTCGAAAGAAGGTCACCACAGAAATCCACAGCCTCTACAGACAGTCTCTGCAAGTTGGCCCTGACAGTGCAATCTTCAGGcaattcatttcagaaaagcttgaAGAAGCAAATACAGATCCTACTGTTCCTCCATATGATTCACTTCAGACCTATGCGTTTGAGGGGACTGGCTCTTTGGCAGGATCCCTCAGCTCCTTAGATTCAAACATGTCAGACACGGATCAGAGTTATGAGTACCTTACAGACTGGGGACCTCACTTTAAACAGCTTGCAGGCATGTACGCTTCACATAGAAGTGCGGGGGATTAG